Within Paenibacillus albicereus, the genomic segment GCGAAGAGCGCCAGAGACAGGCTGCCCGAGCGGATGTAGACGAGGCAGGCGCTGACCGCGCCCATGAGCATGATACCCTCGGTGCCGAGCTGGATGATGCCGGCGCGCTCGCTCAGGATGCCGCCGAGCGTCGCGATCAGGAGCGGCGTGCCGGAGGCGATCGCGGCGGCGAGCAGCAAGGTGATGAAGTCCATGTGAGATTCCTCCCGATCGGTGTTGGGTCATGCTTGCTCCCCGCTCAAGGGCGTGCTTCGCCGCCTTTTCGGCCCTGCCTCCTTGGAAGGCTGCGGACACGCCCTAGGCGGCGCGGCGGATGCGGAAGCGCGCCGCCATGTCGCCGGCGATGAGGCAGAACAGGATCGCGCCTTGGATCATCGACGAGATCGACGAAGGCATGCCGATCGTTTGCACGCTGTAGCCGCCGACGATGAGTCCGCCGAACAGGAATGACGTGACGAGCAGGCCGGCGGGATGCAGCTTGGCGAGCCAGGCGACGATGATTGCCGTATAGCCGTAGCCCGGCGAGATGCCGTACATGAGCCGGTGCGAGACGCCCGCCACCTCCGCCATGCCGGCGATGCCGGCGAGTCCGCCGCTGATCGCCATGACGAGGAGGATATGCTTGCGGATGTTGATGCCGGCCCCGCGCGCGGCGTCCGGATTGGCCCCGATCAGGCGCAGCTCGTAGCCCCAGCGGGTATAGCGGATGAGGACGGCGTACAGGACGACGGCGCCTAGGGCGAAGACGAGGCCCAGATGCAGCCGCGTATCGCCGAGCACCGGCAGCATCTGGTTGTCTCCGAACATCGGCGTGCCGGGGAAGTTGAAGCCCTTGGGGTCCTTCCACGGGCCGAAGACGACGTAGTTGAGCGCGAGCAGCGCGATGTAGTTCAGCATGAGCGACGTGATGAGCTCGTTGACTTGAAAATACGTGCGCGGGATCGCGGTGAGCAGGCCCCACAGCGCGCCGGCCGCCATGCCGGCGAGCAGCATGGCCGGGATCGTCAGCCAAAGGGACAGCCCCGGCAGGTAGATCGTGATCGCGGTCGCGCCCATCGCGCCGGCGATCAGCTGCCCCTCCGCGCCGATGTTCCACACCGAGATGCGGTAGGCGATCGAGACACCGAGGCCGCACAGCAGCAGCGGAATCGCCTTGACAAGCGTCTCGGTCAAGCCGAAGCTGGAGCCGAACGCGCCGTTCAACATCTTGGCGTAGACGGTCAGCGGATTCATCCCGTTCGCGGCGATGAAGACGGCGCATAGGACAAGCGCCGCCACGACCGAGACGATCGGCGTCCACCACGGCGAGCCCTTGCCCGCCGGGTCAAGCTCGAAGCGCAGCGGCAGGCGGGCCCGCCGCGCGGCTTGCGGTGTTGCGTTCATACGATGGCCTCCTCGCCGCTTGGATCTGGCTGCTGCTGCTCCGCCGGCTGCGCTCTGCCCGCCGCCGCTTCCTCCGCGCCGGTGGAGCCGGTCATGAGCAGGCCGATGCGCGGGCGGTCCGCCTCGTCATGCGCCATCTCCCCGATGATGCGCCCGCCGAAGACGACGAGCACCCGGTCGGACAGCTGCAGGATCTCGTCGAGATCCTCGGAGATGAGCAGCACGCCGCTCCCGGAGGCGCGCAGCTCCATGAGCATGCGGTGCACGCTGTCGGCCGCCCCGACATCCAGTCCCTGCGTCGGATGCACGGCGACCATCAGCTTGGGCCGCAGGCTGATCTCGCGGGCGAACAGCAGCTTCTGCTGGTTGCCGCCCGAGAGCATCCGCACCGGCGTATCGAGGCTCGGCGTGCGCACGTCGAACCGCTCGACCAGCTCCTGCGCCCAGCGGCGGTTGGCGCCGCCGCGCAGCAGGCCGAAGCGCGAGCGCTCCGGACCGCGGTATGACTTGGCGAGCAGGTTGTCGGCGATCGCCAGGCTGCCGGCAAGGCCGCTCTTCATCCGGTTCTCCGGAATATGCGCGATGCCCGACTCGATCGCCTCCCTTGCCGAAGCCTGCTTCCATATCGCGCCGTCGAACTCGATTTCGCCGGAGGTCCACGGATGCAGGCCGTTCAGCACCTCCGCCAGCTCCTTCTGGCCGTTGCCGGCGACGCCGGCGATGCCGACGATCTCGCCCTTGCGCACCGTCAGGTCGAGCCCGTCGAGCGCCTTGCGGCCGCCGTGGCCGGCCGCCTTCAGGCCGCGAAGCGCGAGCAGCGGCTCCATGCCGGCCGGCTCCCGCTCCTGGCGCCGGAGGACGACCTCCTTGCCGACCATGAGCTGCGCGAGCTGCCGCTCGTCGGTCTCCTCGCGGGAGAGCGAGGCGATCATGCGGCCCTTGCGCATGACGGAGATACGGTCGGCGACGCTCATCACTTCCTTCATCTTGTGCGTCGTGAGGAGGATCGTCTTGCCGGCCGCGCGCATCCGGCGCAGCGTGGCGAACAGCTGGTCGGCCTCTCCCGGCGTGAGCACCGAGGTCGGCTCGTCGAGGATGATGATGTCGGCGCCGCGGTACAGCGTCTTGACGATCTCCACCCGCTGCTGCTCGCCGACGGACAGCTGCCAGACCGGCCGGTCGACCGGACAGCCGAGGCCGTAGCGCTCGGCCAGCCCGGCGATCTCCTCCGTCTTGCGCCTCATCCAGCCGGGGCCGCGCCAAAAGCCGCCTTTTTCGCCAAGCACCATGTTCTCCGCCGCCGTCAGCGTCTGCACGAGCCGGAAGTTCTGGAACACCATGCCGATGCCCAGGTCGGCCGCCTC encodes:
- a CDS encoding ABC transporter ATP-binding protein is translated as MSAHPAVEMRKIVKRFGSVTANDQVDFTADRGEIHALLGENGAGKSTMMCMLSGVYRATEGEIRIHGQTARIRSPKEAADLGIGMVFQNFRLVQTLTAAENMVLGEKGGFWRGPGWMRRKTEEIAGLAERYGLGCPVDRPVWQLSVGEQQRVEIVKTLYRGADIIILDEPTSVLTPGEADQLFATLRRMRAAGKTILLTTHKMKEVMSVADRISVMRKGRMIASLSREETDERQLAQLMVGKEVVLRRQEREPAGMEPLLALRGLKAAGHGGRKALDGLDLTVRKGEIVGIAGVAGNGQKELAEVLNGLHPWTSGEIEFDGAIWKQASAREAIESGIAHIPENRMKSGLAGSLAIADNLLAKSYRGPERSRFGLLRGGANRRWAQELVERFDVRTPSLDTPVRMLSGGNQQKLLFAREISLRPKLMVAVHPTQGLDVGAADSVHRMLMELRASGSGVLLISEDLDEILQLSDRVLVVFGGRIIGEMAHDEADRPRIGLLMTGSTGAEEAAAGRAQPAEQQQPDPSGEEAIV
- a CDS encoding ABC transporter permease — encoded protein: MNATPQAARRARLPLRFELDPAGKGSPWWTPIVSVVAALVLCAVFIAANGMNPLTVYAKMLNGAFGSSFGLTETLVKAIPLLLCGLGVSIAYRISVWNIGAEGQLIAGAMGATAITIYLPGLSLWLTIPAMLLAGMAAGALWGLLTAIPRTYFQVNELITSLMLNYIALLALNYVVFGPWKDPKGFNFPGTPMFGDNQMLPVLGDTRLHLGLVFALGAVVLYAVLIRYTRWGYELRLIGANPDAARGAGINIRKHILLVMAISGGLAGIAGMAEVAGVSHRLMYGISPGYGYTAIIVAWLAKLHPAGLLVTSFLFGGLIVGGYSVQTIGMPSSISSMIQGAILFCLIAGDMAARFRIRRAA